The proteins below come from a single Beutenbergia cavernae DSM 12333 genomic window:
- a CDS encoding DUF998 domain-containing protein: protein MIDALLTCGAVGAVLFVVVFTVDGATRPGYRPAEHAVSALALGPRGWIQRWNFVTSGAATAAGGVGVALALDGFPGRATGVVIAAFGVALAASGVWSMDPMRDYPPGAPAHPTTFSRAHERHDQAGAVVFAALPVACVTAAFAYADAVPAFAIVSGVAAVGLGVASYRFGVLWERESRRVGLVQRLYIVAGWAWVAALCLVTVTMR, encoded by the coding sequence GTGATCGACGCCCTGCTGACGTGCGGCGCCGTCGGGGCCGTCCTGTTCGTCGTCGTGTTCACGGTCGACGGCGCCACCCGCCCGGGCTACCGCCCCGCGGAGCACGCCGTGAGCGCGCTGGCGCTCGGGCCACGCGGCTGGATCCAGCGGTGGAACTTCGTGACCTCCGGCGCGGCAACGGCGGCCGGCGGCGTCGGCGTCGCGCTGGCCCTCGACGGCTTCCCGGGGCGAGCCACCGGAGTCGTGATCGCGGCGTTCGGCGTGGCGCTCGCGGCGTCCGGCGTGTGGTCGATGGACCCGATGCGCGACTACCCGCCGGGAGCGCCGGCGCACCCGACGACGTTCAGCCGTGCGCACGAGCGGCACGACCAGGCGGGCGCCGTCGTGTTCGCGGCGCTCCCGGTCGCGTGCGTCACGGCGGCGTTCGCGTACGCCGATGCGGTGCCGGCGTTCGCCATCGTCAGCGGCGTCGCTGCCGTGGGGCTCGGCGTGGCGTCGTACCGGTTCGGCGTGCTGTGGGAGCGGGAGAGCCGGCGCGTCGGCCTCGTCCAGCGGCTCTACATCGTGGCCGGGTGGGCGTGGGTCGCGGCGCTCTGCCTCGTCACGGTCACGATGCGCTGA
- a CDS encoding pentapeptide repeat-containing protein encodes MAERRGGSPDPETTTTVRGEDWYGREVGAEQYAGVRFVDVDLTEASTRGTVFSECVFSNVAFNVSHHASTAFVNCTFRRCNFFDATFTGCKLVGAMFDGCSFGIMKVDRGDWSFAGFPGADLEGVEFTGVRLRESDLTHARCARSVFAGCDLSGSWLHGADFTDADLRGSALGEIDPRVVTLRGATITADQAIAIAAGLGLVVDV; translated from the coding sequence ATGGCGGAACGACGAGGCGGCTCACCCGATCCCGAGACCACGACCACCGTCCGCGGTGAGGACTGGTACGGCCGCGAGGTCGGCGCCGAGCAGTACGCCGGCGTCCGGTTCGTCGATGTCGACCTCACCGAGGCGTCCACGCGCGGCACGGTGTTCTCGGAGTGCGTCTTCTCCAACGTCGCGTTCAACGTGTCGCACCACGCCTCCACGGCGTTCGTGAACTGCACGTTCCGCCGCTGCAACTTCTTCGACGCGACGTTCACGGGCTGCAAGCTGGTGGGCGCGATGTTCGACGGGTGCAGCTTCGGGATCATGAAGGTGGACCGCGGCGACTGGTCGTTCGCCGGGTTCCCGGGCGCCGACCTCGAAGGGGTCGAGTTCACCGGCGTGCGGCTGCGCGAGTCCGACCTCACCCACGCGCGGTGCGCGCGCTCGGTGTTCGCGGGGTGCGACCTCTCGGGCTCGTGGCTGCACGGCGCCGACTTCACCGACGCCGACCTGCGGGGCAGCGCTCTCGGCGAGATCGATCCGCGGGTCGTCACGCTCCGCGGCGCCACGATCACCGCCGATCAGGCCATCGCGATCGCCGCGGGGCTCGGGCTCGTCGTCGACGTCTGA
- a CDS encoding zinc-dependent alcohol dehydrogenase, protein MKALVLTGPHAWAVEDVREPVAGPGQVVVDVARVGVCGTDLELFSGDMAYLRDGQAAYPLRPGHEWCGTVSEVGDGVDGGLEGRRVTGDTMLGCGTCARCRAGRHHVCANRYEIGIRGGWHGALAERLLVPANALHRLPDAVDDVVGALVEPGGNALRAVRAAATGPGEPLLVVGPGTIGLLAALFARDAGADVHLLGVDDRSLAFARSLGFAQAWTTASLPELPWAAVIDASTGHDVPRRAVELVEPAGRVVLIGISDAPSTLDTRELPLRDLTVVGILGGSAGLAGAIERYASGAVDPGPLVAATVGLGEAGDVLGGWRPDDAGPGPKLHVDPRR, encoded by the coding sequence ATGAAGGCTCTGGTGCTCACCGGCCCGCACGCGTGGGCGGTCGAGGACGTCCGGGAGCCGGTGGCCGGCCCGGGGCAGGTGGTCGTCGACGTCGCCCGCGTCGGTGTGTGCGGCACCGACCTCGAGCTGTTCAGCGGCGACATGGCCTACCTCCGCGACGGCCAGGCCGCGTACCCGCTGCGGCCGGGCCACGAGTGGTGCGGCACCGTGAGCGAGGTGGGCGACGGCGTCGACGGCGGCCTGGAGGGTCGGCGCGTCACCGGCGACACGATGCTCGGCTGCGGGACGTGCGCGCGGTGCCGCGCCGGTCGGCACCACGTCTGCGCGAACCGGTACGAGATCGGGATCCGCGGCGGGTGGCACGGCGCGCTCGCCGAGCGGCTGCTCGTGCCGGCGAACGCGCTGCACCGCTTGCCGGACGCCGTCGACGACGTCGTCGGCGCCCTGGTGGAGCCCGGCGGGAACGCGCTGCGCGCCGTGCGTGCCGCGGCGACCGGACCGGGGGAGCCGCTGCTCGTGGTCGGCCCCGGGACGATCGGGCTCCTCGCGGCGCTGTTCGCGCGGGACGCGGGCGCCGACGTCCACCTGCTCGGCGTCGACGACCGCTCGCTCGCCTTCGCGCGCTCGCTCGGCTTCGCGCAGGCGTGGACGACGGCGTCGCTCCCCGAGCTGCCGTGGGCGGCCGTGATCGACGCGTCCACGGGGCACGACGTGCCGCGCCGGGCGGTCGAGCTCGTGGAGCCGGCCGGGCGGGTCGTGCTCATCGGGATCTCCGACGCCCCGAGCACGCTCGACACACGCGAGCTGCCGCTGCGGGACCTGACGGTCGTCGGCATCCTCGGCGGGTCGGCGGGGCTGGCCGGCGCGATCGAGCGGTACGCGAGCGGCGCCGTCGACCCCGGCCCGCTGGTCGCGGCGACGGTGGGGCTCGGAGAGGCCGGCGACGTGCTGGGCGGTTGGCGCCCGGACGACGCCGGGCCGGGGCCGAAGCTGCACGTCGACCCGCGGCGCTGA
- a CDS encoding FAD-dependent oxidoreductase, with translation MELRADVAVIGGGLGGVSAALAALQAGRRVVITDPTRWLGGQLTSQLVPSDEHRYIEDDGANRSYRDFRDALREYYRRHYPLTDAARADPHLNPGHAWVSPVSLDPRVAVAVIDDLLAPYRSSDRLVVLMETEPVEVATDGDLVTGVVVRSASGELTSITAPYYLDATELGDLLELGGVEHRSGRESREQTGEPGAADTADPTDMQGVSWCFAIDHLEGEDHTIERPDDYAYWRDLRPPQLGGRHILGWGDPVKADGSPGRRWAFTPNLDDDEIDLDHRNMGLAPELWNYRRIAARRNFTPGFYRSDVVVVNWPMNDYVGGALFGVPDAQQHWDGAKALSRSLLYWLQTDAPRADGGTGWPGMRLRGDVAGTDDGFAMYPYIRESRRILALKTIVEQEVSTAFRGDGGAERYPDTVGVGHYYWIDRHATTVRGTSPGGTPHPFEIPLRSLIPQRVRNLLPACKNIGTTQITNGCYRLHPVEWSIGEAVGALAAHCLDTGTEPHAVAGDDDGVAAFQRVLTACGVQLRWDETKRW, from the coding sequence GTGGAGCTTCGGGCAGACGTAGCCGTCATCGGTGGAGGGCTCGGCGGCGTCTCGGCCGCGCTGGCCGCGCTGCAAGCGGGCCGCCGGGTGGTCATCACGGATCCGACCCGGTGGCTGGGCGGGCAGCTGACGAGCCAGCTCGTGCCCAGCGACGAGCACCGGTACATCGAGGACGACGGCGCGAACCGTTCGTACCGCGATTTCCGGGATGCGCTGCGCGAGTACTACCGCCGGCACTACCCGCTCACCGACGCGGCACGAGCAGACCCGCACCTCAACCCCGGCCACGCGTGGGTCAGCCCGGTCAGCCTCGACCCGCGCGTCGCCGTCGCCGTCATCGACGACCTGCTCGCGCCGTACCGCAGCTCCGACCGCCTCGTCGTGCTCATGGAGACCGAGCCGGTCGAGGTGGCGACGGACGGCGACCTCGTGACGGGCGTCGTCGTCCGTTCGGCGTCGGGTGAGCTGACTTCGATCACGGCGCCGTACTACCTCGACGCGACGGAGCTCGGCGATCTGCTGGAGCTGGGCGGCGTCGAGCACAGGTCGGGCCGGGAGTCCCGGGAGCAGACCGGCGAGCCGGGCGCCGCCGACACCGCCGACCCCACCGACATGCAGGGCGTGAGCTGGTGCTTCGCGATCGACCACCTCGAGGGCGAGGACCACACGATCGAGCGCCCGGATGACTACGCCTACTGGCGTGACCTGCGCCCGCCGCAGCTCGGCGGACGCCACATCCTGGGATGGGGCGACCCGGTGAAGGCCGACGGCAGCCCGGGCCGGAGGTGGGCGTTCACCCCGAATCTGGACGACGACGAGATCGACCTCGACCACCGGAACATGGGCCTGGCGCCCGAGCTGTGGAACTACCGGCGCATCGCAGCGCGACGGAACTTCACGCCGGGCTTCTACCGCAGCGACGTCGTCGTCGTGAACTGGCCGATGAACGACTACGTGGGCGGGGCGCTCTTCGGTGTGCCGGATGCCCAGCAGCACTGGGACGGGGCGAAGGCGCTGAGCCGCTCCCTCCTCTACTGGCTGCAGACGGACGCGCCGCGGGCCGACGGCGGGACCGGCTGGCCGGGGATGCGCCTCCGGGGCGACGTCGCCGGCACCGACGACGGCTTCGCCATGTACCCCTACATCCGCGAGTCGCGCCGGATCCTGGCGCTGAAGACGATCGTCGAGCAGGAGGTCTCCACCGCGTTCCGCGGCGACGGCGGTGCCGAGCGCTACCCGGACACGGTCGGCGTCGGGCACTACTACTGGATCGACCGGCACGCGACCACGGTGCGCGGCACCTCTCCGGGTGGCACCCCGCACCCGTTCGAGATCCCGCTGCGTTCCCTCATCCCCCAGCGCGTGCGGAACCTGCTCCCGGCGTGCAAGAACATCGGGACCACGCAGATCACGAACGGGTGCTACCGGCTGCATCCGGTGGAGTGGAGCATCGGCGAGGCGGTCGGCGCGCTCGCGGCGCACTGTCTCGACACCGGGACGGAGCCGCACGCCGTCGCCGGGGACGACGACGGCGTGGCCGCCTTCCAGCGCGTGCTCACCGCCTGCGGGGTTCAGCTGCGATGGGATGAGACCAAGCGCTGGTGA
- a CDS encoding LacI family DNA-binding transcriptional regulator — translation MADRSTRRKKPSLAEVAEIAGVSISTVSKVANGSVDVSDVTRERVERILSERGYVATKKRRGSLMPVAILARDMHSPYTLDVIRGAVDAAGPVQVDVTVARHPDDAADLRWIDEIHAAGRRGIIAITSMLDEAQRARVAHHGLALVVIDAVNNPDEATFSVGATNWAGGLGATEHLLDLGHRDVAMLSGLPQTMASRARVSGYRAALNGFEGDHAPARVLPGDFTYDSGLELGAQLLAGKARPTAIFAASDFQALGVLEAARRAGLRVPEDLSVVGFDDLIMAQMSSPQLTSVRQPLEQMGATAVETIVALLGGATGRPHHTELATRLVVRGSTAPPPER, via the coding sequence ATGGCGGATCGGTCGACGAGACGGAAGAAGCCCTCTCTTGCCGAGGTCGCGGAGATCGCCGGGGTCTCGATCTCGACCGTGTCGAAGGTCGCGAACGGCAGCGTCGACGTCTCCGACGTGACGCGCGAGCGGGTCGAGCGGATCCTGTCCGAGCGCGGGTACGTCGCCACGAAGAAGCGCCGCGGCTCGCTCATGCCCGTGGCGATCCTGGCCCGCGACATGCACTCGCCGTACACGCTCGACGTCATCCGGGGCGCCGTCGACGCCGCCGGGCCGGTGCAGGTCGACGTCACCGTCGCGCGGCATCCGGACGACGCCGCCGACCTGCGCTGGATCGACGAGATCCACGCCGCGGGGCGTCGGGGCATCATCGCGATCACGTCGATGCTCGACGAGGCCCAGCGCGCCCGCGTCGCCCACCACGGGCTCGCGCTCGTGGTCATCGACGCCGTGAACAACCCCGACGAGGCGACGTTCAGCGTGGGCGCCACGAACTGGGCGGGCGGCCTCGGGGCGACCGAGCACCTGCTCGACCTGGGTCATCGCGACGTGGCGATGCTCTCGGGCCTGCCGCAGACCATGGCCAGCCGGGCCCGGGTCTCCGGGTACCGCGCGGCGCTCAACGGGTTCGAGGGCGACCACGCGCCCGCCCGCGTGCTCCCCGGCGACTTCACGTACGACTCGGGACTCGAGCTCGGGGCGCAGCTGCTGGCCGGGAAAGCGCGGCCGACGGCGATCTTCGCGGCCTCGGACTTCCAGGCGCTCGGCGTGCTGGAGGCCGCGCGGCGTGCGGGGCTGCGCGTGCCCGAGGACCTCAGCGTCGTGGGGTTCGACGACCTGATCATGGCGCAGATGTCCTCGCCGCAGCTCACGTCGGTCCGGCAGCCGCTGGAGCAGATGGGCGCGACAGCGGTCGAGACGATCGTGGCGCTGCTCGGGGGTGCGACCGGCCGACCGCACCACACCGAGCTCGCGACGCGCCTCGTCGTGCGCGGCTCCACGGCGCCTCCGCCGGAGCGGTGA
- a CDS encoding alpha-N-arabinofuranosidase: MVTARITVDRDFTVGLVPRRLFGSFVEHMGRCVYSGIYEPGHPTATPEGFRQDVLDLTRELGVTVVRYPGGNFVSGYDWEDGVGPVDQRPRRLDAAWHSVETNAFGLHEFVAWAGTADVEVMEAVNLGTRGVDEARRLVEYANHPGGTALSDLRRANGAEEPFGISLWCLGNEMDGPWQIGHKTAEEYGHLAVETAKAMRWVDPGLELVAVGSSGRGMPTFGDWERVVLRHAYSEVDYISLHAYYGESDGDAASYLASGVDMDRFIDGVVATVDAERARGKHRKVVNLSFDEWNVLHPPAGDDAPADVPADWPEHPPIAEHTYDVTDAVVVGTLLHSLLRHGDRVTVANQAILVNVLGPIRSEEGGPAWRQATFWPFARTAALARGAILRTAVTSERAETEKHGEVDVVDAAATWDAERGRVALFLANRDLAADAAVELVLRGLDVTRVVSAEVLAGPDGDRTVTNDVENPERVGLRPLDGVLADGDAVRVRLPPVSWAVVELEVTTA, translated from the coding sequence ATGGTCACGGCCCGTATCACGGTCGATCGGGATTTCACCGTCGGTCTGGTACCGCGGCGCTTGTTCGGGAGCTTCGTGGAGCACATGGGGCGGTGTGTGTACTCGGGGATCTATGAGCCGGGGCACCCGACCGCGACGCCGGAGGGGTTCCGGCAGGACGTGCTGGACCTGACCAGGGAGCTGGGGGTCACGGTGGTGCGCTACCCGGGTGGGAACTTCGTGTCCGGGTATGACTGGGAGGACGGCGTCGGGCCTGTCGATCAGCGGCCGCGGCGGCTGGACGCGGCGTGGCACTCGGTGGAGACGAACGCGTTCGGGCTGCACGAGTTCGTCGCGTGGGCGGGGACGGCGGACGTGGAGGTGATGGAGGCGGTGAACCTCGGCACGCGCGGCGTGGACGAGGCGCGGCGCCTCGTGGAGTACGCGAACCATCCGGGTGGCACGGCGCTGTCGGACCTGCGCCGTGCGAACGGGGCGGAGGAGCCGTTCGGCATATCGCTGTGGTGTCTGGGGAACGAGATGGACGGGCCGTGGCAGATCGGGCACAAGACGGCGGAGGAGTACGGGCACCTCGCGGTGGAGACGGCGAAGGCGATGCGGTGGGTGGATCCCGGGCTGGAGCTCGTCGCGGTCGGCAGCTCCGGGCGCGGGATGCCGACGTTCGGCGACTGGGAGCGGGTCGTGCTGCGCCACGCCTACTCGGAGGTCGACTACATCTCGCTGCACGCGTACTACGGCGAGAGCGACGGTGACGCGGCGAGCTATCTCGCCTCCGGGGTCGACATGGACCGGTTCATCGACGGCGTGGTCGCGACGGTCGACGCGGAGCGCGCCCGGGGCAAGCACCGCAAGGTCGTCAACCTCTCGTTCGACGAGTGGAACGTGCTCCACCCGCCCGCCGGCGACGACGCTCCGGCCGACGTTCCGGCCGACTGGCCCGAGCACCCACCGATCGCCGAGCACACATACGACGTGACGGACGCCGTCGTCGTCGGCACCCTGCTGCATTCCCTGTTGCGCCACGGCGACCGCGTGACCGTCGCGAACCAGGCCATCCTCGTGAACGTCCTGGGCCCCATCCGGAGCGAGGAAGGTGGCCCGGCGTGGCGGCAGGCGACCTTCTGGCCGTTCGCCCGGACCGCGGCCCTGGCACGCGGGGCGATCCTGCGCACGGCGGTGACGAGCGAGCGCGCGGAGACGGAGAAGCACGGCGAGGTCGACGTCGTCGACGCCGCCGCCACCTGGGACGCCGAACGCGGGCGGGTGGCCCTGTTCCTCGCCAATCGGGATCTGGCCGCCGATGCTGCCGTCGAGCTCGTGCTGCGCGGTCTGGACGTGACGCGTGTCGTGAGCGCCGAGGTGCTGGCCGGCCCGGACGGCGACCGGACCGTGACGAACGACGTCGAGAACCCGGAGCGGGTCGGCCTGCGGCCGCTCGACGGCGTCCTCGCCGACGGGGACGCCGTCCGCGTGAGGCTGCCGCCCGTGTCCTGGGCCGTCGTCGAGCTCGAGGTCACGACCGCCTGA
- a CDS encoding dihydroxy-acid dehydratase translates to MKQLRSQQWYAGQGRDAYIHRAWMRRGLPNDAFDGTHPHVAIANTASDLSPCNAHLTEVARSVADGVLAAGGVPLVMPVPSLGETQMRPTAMLWRNMSAMAVEEMIRGNPIDGVVLLGGCDKTIPALLMGASSVGLPAVVVPGGPMLTGTFQGVALGCGTDVWRLSEEVRAGTLSEEQFTRSESAMIRSRGHCNTMGTASTMGLLAEALGMVLPGLAGTPAPDSRLLEGAHATGRLAVELVAADRGPADVLTKASFHNAIVTLAAIGGSTNAVVHLLAIAGRLGIDLTVDDFDRIGSHVPLLVDLQPAGRFLMDDLYRAGGLHAVLREVRDLLDPAALTVTGKPLVDYLDDADVWDREVIRTIAEPVQPDAGIAVLRGNLAPGGAIVKPAAATPELLQHTGRAVVFDSIEDLHARLDDPDLDVDPSSVLVLRGCGPRGYPGMPEVSNMPMPKKLVEAGVRDMVRICDGRMSGTAYGTVVLHVTPEAAAGGPLARIRTGDLVRLDVPGRRLDVVGPDGAPVELDAREPAPAALASFAAPARGWERLYVDHVQQADTGADLDFLVGSSGHRVGRESH, encoded by the coding sequence ATGAAGCAGCTGCGCAGCCAGCAGTGGTACGCCGGGCAGGGCCGGGACGCCTACATCCACCGTGCGTGGATGCGGCGAGGTCTGCCGAACGACGCGTTCGACGGCACCCACCCGCACGTCGCCATCGCGAACACCGCGTCGGACCTGTCGCCGTGCAACGCGCACCTCACCGAGGTCGCCCGCAGCGTGGCCGACGGCGTCCTGGCGGCCGGGGGCGTGCCGCTCGTCATGCCGGTGCCGTCGTTGGGCGAGACGCAGATGCGGCCCACGGCGATGCTCTGGCGGAACATGTCGGCGATGGCCGTGGAGGAGATGATCCGCGGCAACCCGATCGACGGCGTCGTCCTCCTCGGCGGGTGCGACAAGACGATCCCCGCGCTGCTCATGGGCGCGTCGTCCGTGGGACTGCCCGCCGTCGTCGTCCCCGGCGGCCCCATGCTCACCGGGACGTTCCAGGGAGTCGCGCTCGGCTGCGGGACGGACGTGTGGCGCCTCTCCGAGGAGGTGCGCGCCGGCACGCTGTCAGAGGAACAGTTCACGCGCAGCGAATCGGCGATGATCCGCAGCCGCGGGCACTGCAACACGATGGGCACGGCGTCGACCATGGGCCTCCTGGCCGAGGCGCTGGGCATGGTGCTCCCGGGCCTGGCCGGCACGCCCGCGCCGGACAGCCGGCTGCTCGAGGGCGCGCACGCGACCGGGCGGCTCGCCGTCGAGCTCGTCGCCGCGGACCGCGGCCCGGCCGACGTCCTCACGAAGGCCTCCTTCCACAACGCGATCGTGACGCTGGCCGCGATCGGCGGCTCGACGAACGCCGTCGTGCACCTGCTCGCCATCGCCGGGCGGCTCGGCATCGACCTCACCGTCGACGACTTCGACCGGATCGGCTCGCACGTGCCGCTGCTCGTCGACCTGCAGCCGGCGGGCCGCTTCCTCATGGACGACCTCTACCGGGCCGGCGGCCTGCACGCCGTGCTGCGCGAGGTGCGCGACCTGCTCGACCCGGCCGCGCTCACCGTCACCGGCAAGCCGCTGGTGGACTACCTCGACGACGCCGACGTGTGGGACCGCGAGGTCATCCGCACGATCGCCGAGCCGGTCCAGCCCGACGCCGGGATCGCCGTCCTGCGCGGGAACCTCGCCCCGGGCGGTGCGATCGTCAAGCCGGCCGCCGCGACGCCGGAGCTCCTGCAGCACACCGGCCGCGCCGTCGTCTTCGACTCGATCGAGGACCTGCACGCGCGGCTGGACGACCCGGACCTCGACGTCGACCCCTCGAGCGTGCTCGTGCTCCGCGGCTGCGGGCCGCGCGGGTACCCAGGCATGCCCGAGGTGTCGAACATGCCGATGCCGAAGAAGCTCGTCGAGGCGGGCGTCCGCGACATGGTGCGCATCTGCGACGGGCGGATGAGCGGGACCGCGTACGGGACGGTGGTGCTGCACGTGACGCCGGAGGCCGCGGCGGGCGGGCCGCTCGCCCGCATCCGGACGGGCGACCTCGTCCGCCTCGACGTGCCGGGGCGGCGGCTCGACGTCGTCGGTCCCGACGGTGCACCGGTCGAGCTGGACGCGCGCGAGCCCGCTCCGGCCGCGCTCGCCTCCTTCGCCGCGCCGGCGCGCGGCTGGGAGCGTCTGTACGTCGACCACGTGCAGCAGGCCGACACCGGAGCGGACCTCGACTTCCTCGTCGGCTCGAGCGGGCACCGGGTGGGCCGCGAGTCCCACTGA